The Alteripontixanthobacter sp. genome has a window encoding:
- the rsmD gene encoding 16S rRNA (guanine(966)-N(2))-methyltransferase RsmD, protein MRIIAGEWRGRKLTAPKGEATRPTADRTRETLFNMLTSRVCSFEGLSVADLFAGSGALGMEALSRGAAHCLFVEREEPALKAIRTNIAALDARTRTRVETGSVTTLGPAKVPHDLILLDPPYDTGAGNVALDRLLRLGWIGPATWIALETSAAEVVSVKGLEIEKQRKVGKALITLMRLPA, encoded by the coding sequence ATGAGGATTATTGCCGGCGAATGGCGCGGCCGCAAGCTCACCGCGCCCAAGGGCGAAGCCACGCGCCCCACCGCCGATCGCACACGCGAGACGCTATTCAACATGCTCACCAGCCGCGTCTGTTCTTTCGAGGGGCTGAGCGTGGCCGACCTGTTCGCGGGCTCCGGCGCTTTGGGCATGGAGGCATTGTCGCGCGGAGCGGCGCATTGCCTGTTCGTCGAGCGCGAGGAACCGGCGCTCAAGGCCATCCGCACCAATATCGCGGCGCTGGATGCGCGCACCCGCACCCGGGTAGAGACCGGCTCGGTGACCACGCTCGGCCCGGCAAAAGTTCCGCACGATCTGATCCTGCTCGATCCGCCCTATGATACCGGCGCGGGCAATGTCGCGCTCGACCGGTTGTTGCGGCTCGGCTGGATCGGACCAGCCACCTGGATCGCTCTTGAAACCAGCGCGGCAGAGGTCGTGTCGGTAAAAGGGCTGGAAATCGAAAAGCAGCGCAAGGTCGGCAAGGCGTTGATCACGCTGATGCGGCTGCCCGCATAG
- a CDS encoding GFA family protein, with protein MEKSEPLSGGCHCGAIRYEISGDVLNHALCHCIDCRRTSGAPMVGWAMVPDTALTVTGETSVYASSEDARRHFCIQCGTGLFYSNAAMLPGLVDVQSATLDEPEHLPAQAHIQVAERIGWMAEAHHLPMFERYPPQD; from the coding sequence ATGGAGAAAAGCGAACCTTTGAGCGGCGGCTGCCATTGCGGCGCGATCCGTTATGAGATTTCAGGCGATGTGCTGAACCACGCGCTGTGCCACTGCATCGATTGCCGCCGCACCAGCGGAGCTCCGATGGTGGGCTGGGCCATGGTTCCCGATACTGCGTTGACCGTAACCGGCGAGACATCGGTCTATGCCAGCAGCGAGGATGCGCGGCGCCATTTCTGTATCCAGTGCGGCACCGGCCTGTTCTATTCCAACGCCGCGATGCTGCCCGGTTTGGTCGATGTGCAGTCCGCCACGCTGGACGAGCCGGAGCATTTGCCCGCACAGGCCCATATCCAGGTGGCCGAGCGGATCGGCTGGATGGCCGAGGCGCATCACTTGCCGATGTTCGAGCGATATCCGCCGCAGGACTGA
- a CDS encoding UvrD-helicase domain-containing protein, giving the protein MSDNAPLPAAADTGDVPAYAARLNPPQQQAVLTTEGPVLMLAGAGTGKTAALTARLAHLVAMRKAWPSEILCVTFTNKAAREMRERVGQHIGPAVEGMPWLGTFHSICAKMLRRHAELVGLQSNYTIIDTDDQIRLLRQLIRDNDLDEKRWPPRQLAGLIDRWKNRGLNPGDLDAVENEAWANGKGEQFYKAYQDRLRALNACDFGDLMLHVLNIFRAHRDVLEQYQNRFKYILVDEYQDTNAVQYLWLRLLAQERKNICVVGDDDQSIYSWRGAEVANILRFEKDFPGAKVVKLEQNYRSTKAILAAASGLIGENSQRLGKELWTELEGGDKVKVIGVWDAPEEARRVGEEIERLEREGLPLDQIAILVRAQYQTREFEDRFIQIGLNYRIIGGFRFYERAEIRDALAYLRVIAQPQDDLAFERIYNQPKRGLGAKTLEKMHQHARATGLPLAAASLQLADSDELPKRAANTIGGLMRQFLTWRELSEQTTPSELLRQVLEESGYNAMLQAEKSAEAAGRQENLSELARAMEEYETLGDFLEHVSLVMDNDRGNDGEKVTIMTIHAAKGLEFDHVFLVGWEEGVFPSQRSLDEGGLASLEEERRLAYVAITRARRKCTILHAANRRIYGQWTSSIPSRFVEELPDDHVERETTMTGGTSLWQANFSDSENPFAHVTRDRPDRSTARGPGWQRALSGGYETKQVAVKESRRSAASFAAKPRSDIAIGARVFHDKFGYGEVMGQEGNKLEIEFDHAGTKRVIDSFVKLADG; this is encoded by the coding sequence ATGAGCGATAATGCACCCCTCCCCGCTGCCGCCGATACCGGCGATGTCCCTGCCTACGCCGCGCGGCTGAACCCGCCGCAGCAACAGGCGGTGTTGACCACCGAAGGCCCGGTGCTGATGCTCGCGGGCGCTGGCACGGGCAAGACGGCGGCGCTGACAGCGCGGCTCGCCCATCTGGTTGCGATGCGCAAAGCCTGGCCGAGCGAGATCCTGTGTGTCACCTTTACCAACAAGGCCGCCCGCGAAATGCGCGAGCGGGTCGGCCAGCATATCGGCCCGGCGGTAGAGGGGATGCCCTGGCTCGGCACGTTCCATTCGATCTGCGCCAAGATGCTGCGCCGCCATGCGGAGCTGGTCGGCCTGCAATCGAATTACACCATCATCGATACGGACGACCAGATCCGGCTGCTCAGACAGCTGATCCGCGACAATGATCTGGACGAAAAACGCTGGCCGCCGCGCCAGTTGGCCGGGCTGATCGATCGCTGGAAGAACCGCGGGCTCAATCCGGGCGATCTGGATGCGGTGGAAAACGAAGCCTGGGCGAACGGCAAGGGGGAGCAGTTCTACAAGGCGTATCAGGACCGTCTGCGCGCGCTCAACGCCTGCGATTTCGGCGATCTGATGCTGCATGTGCTCAACATCTTCCGGGCGCACCGCGATGTGCTGGAGCAATATCAGAACCGCTTCAAATACATTTTGGTGGACGAATATCAGGACACCAACGCGGTCCAGTATTTGTGGCTGCGGCTGCTGGCGCAAGAGCGCAAGAATATCTGCGTGGTCGGGGACGATGACCAGTCGATCTACAGCTGGCGCGGCGCGGAAGTGGCCAATATCTTGCGCTTCGAGAAGGATTTTCCCGGCGCGAAAGTGGTCAAGCTGGAGCAGAATTACCGCTCGACCAAGGCGATCCTTGCAGCCGCATCCGGCTTGATCGGGGAGAACAGTCAGCGCCTCGGCAAGGAACTCTGGACCGAGCTGGAGGGCGGCGACAAGGTCAAGGTGATCGGCGTGTGGGACGCACCCGAAGAGGCGCGCCGGGTGGGCGAGGAAATCGAGCGGCTGGAGCGTGAAGGCCTGCCGCTCGACCAGATAGCCATCCTCGTGCGCGCGCAATATCAGACGCGCGAATTCGAGGACCGCTTCATCCAGATCGGGCTGAATTACCGCATCATCGGCGGTTTTCGCTTCTACGAACGCGCAGAAATCCGCGACGCGCTGGCCTATCTTCGCGTCATTGCGCAGCCGCAGGACGATCTGGCGTTCGAACGGATCTACAACCAGCCCAAGCGCGGGCTTGGCGCGAAAACGCTGGAGAAAATGCACCAGCACGCCCGCGCCACCGGGCTGCCCCTGGCTGCCGCATCGCTGCAACTGGCCGATAGCGACGAGCTGCCCAAGCGCGCCGCGAACACCATCGGCGGCCTGATGCGGCAGTTCCTTACGTGGCGCGAATTGTCCGAGCAGACCACTCCGTCCGAATTGCTGCGGCAGGTGCTGGAAGAAAGCGGCTACAACGCCATGTTGCAGGCCGAAAAATCCGCCGAGGCGGCAGGGAGACAGGAAAACCTGTCCGAACTTGCCCGCGCGATGGAAGAATACGAAACTCTCGGGGATTTCCTCGAACACGTGTCGCTCGTGATGGATAATGATCGCGGGAACGATGGCGAGAAAGTCACCATCATGACCATTCACGCGGCCAAGGGGCTGGAATTCGATCACGTGTTTCTGGTCGGCTGGGAAGAAGGCGTGTTCCCCAGCCAACGCTCGCTCGACGAAGGCGGGTTGGCGAGCCTGGAGGAGGAGCGCCGCCTCGCCTATGTCGCAATCACCCGTGCGCGGCGCAAATGCACGATCCTGCACGCCGCGAACCGCCGGATCTACGGCCAGTGGACCAGCTCCATCCCCAGCCGCTTCGTGGAGGAATTGCCCGACGATCATGTCGAGCGAGAGACCACCATGACCGGCGGCACCTCCCTATGGCAGGCGAATTTCAGCGACAGCGAAAACCCCTTCGCCCACGTCACGCGCGACCGCCCCGACCGCAGCACAGCGCGCGGCCCCGGCTGGCAACGCGCGCTATCGGGCGGCTACGAAACGAAGCAGGTCGCGGTCAAGGAAAGCCGCCGCAGCGCCGCAAGCTTCGCCGCAAAACCCCGCAGCGACATCGCCATCGGCGCGCGCGTGTTCCACGACAAGTTCGGCTATGGCGAGGTTATGGGCCAGGAAGGCAACAAGCTGGAAATCGAGTTCGACCATGCGGGCACGAAGCGGGTGATCGACAGCTTTGTGAAGTTGGCGGATGGATAG
- a CDS encoding DEAD/DEAH box helicase — MNFADLGLSDELLAAVEKAGYTEPTAIQAEAIPPVLMMKDIIGIAQTGTGKTASFVLPMIDIMASGRRRALMPRSLILEPTRELATQVAENFEKYGENHDLKMALLIGGVQMGDQLKALNEGVDVLIATPGRLMDLFERGKILLNGCELLVIDEADRMLDMGFIPDIEFICDKLPVPRQTMLFSATMPPAIEKLAKKFLDNPKRIEVSRAASTNEDITAFKVPVAPRKKRETLEWFLRNDHVETAIVFSNRKTTVRELNKALQRSGFMSGEIHGDIDQATRTKELERFKTGDMNILVASDVAARGLDIKGVSHVFNYDTPWHPDDYVHRIGRTGRAGAKGRAFTFVTDADAEAIENVEKLTGGAIPVFGKDDVRVDLGEASAKSDKPKRERKPRREREEREDHSEEREEKPRRSRNRPDDERPRKERSRDERPREERPSKPKREPRSERQDDKPRRGRRNQDTEPVPAGEWNGPQPDFLGKSAT, encoded by the coding sequence ATGAACTTTGCCGATCTCGGCCTCTCCGACGAACTCCTGGCTGCCGTTGAAAAGGCCGGCTATACCGAGCCTACCGCCATCCAGGCCGAAGCCATCCCGCCCGTGCTGATGATGAAGGACATCATCGGCATCGCGCAGACCGGCACCGGCAAGACCGCCAGCTTCGTGCTGCCGATGATCGACATCATGGCGAGCGGCCGCCGCCGCGCTTTGATGCCGCGCTCGCTGATCCTCGAACCAACCCGCGAACTGGCCACCCAGGTTGCCGAGAATTTCGAGAAATATGGCGAGAATCACGACCTGAAGATGGCGCTGCTTATCGGCGGCGTGCAGATGGGCGACCAGCTAAAGGCGCTGAACGAAGGCGTTGACGTTCTGATCGCAACGCCGGGCCGGTTGATGGACCTGTTCGAACGCGGCAAGATCCTGCTCAATGGCTGCGAGCTGCTGGTGATCGACGAAGCGGACCGGATGCTCGACATGGGCTTCATCCCCGATATCGAGTTTATCTGCGACAAGCTGCCGGTGCCGCGCCAGACCATGCTGTTCAGCGCCACCATGCCGCCCGCGATCGAGAAGCTGGCAAAGAAATTCCTCGATAATCCCAAGCGCATCGAAGTCAGCCGCGCGGCCAGCACCAACGAAGACATTACCGCCTTCAAGGTGCCCGTAGCGCCGCGTAAGAAGCGCGAGACGCTGGAGTGGTTCCTGCGCAACGACCATGTCGAAACCGCGATCGTCTTCTCTAACCGCAAGACCACCGTGCGCGAGCTCAACAAGGCGCTCCAGCGCAGCGGTTTCATGAGCGGCGAGATCCACGGCGATATCGATCAGGCGACGCGGACCAAGGAACTGGAACGCTTCAAGACTGGCGATATGAACATCCTCGTCGCCAGCGATGTTGCCGCACGCGGGCTGGATATCAAGGGCGTGAGCCACGTGTTCAATTACGACACGCCGTGGCACCCGGACGATTACGTCCACCGCATCGGCCGCACGGGCCGGGCAGGGGCCAAGGGGCGCGCCTTCACTTTCGTGACCGATGCCGATGCAGAGGCCATCGAAAATGTCGAGAAATTAACCGGCGGCGCGATCCCGGTGTTCGGCAAGGACGATGTGCGCGTCGATCTGGGCGAGGCCTCCGCGAAATCGGACAAACCGAAACGCGAACGCAAACCGCGCCGAGAGCGCGAGGAACGCGAAGACCACTCCGAAGAACGCGAAGAAAAGCCCCGCCGCAGCCGCAACCGCCCGGACGACGAACGGCCACGCAAGGAACGCTCCCGCGACGAGCGTCCGCGCGAAGAACGCCCCAGCAAACCCAAGCGCGAGCCACGCTCCGAGCGGCAAGACGACAAGCCGCGCCGCGGCCGCCGCAACCAGGACACCGAGCCCGTCCCCGCCGGCGAATGGAACGGCCCGCAACCGGATTTCCTGGGTAAGAGCGCGACTTAA
- a CDS encoding FAD-binding oxidoreductase, whose translation MTDRSDFLEQARKLLGARGLTGDAELMEPWLTDWRGRFTGRALALASPASTAEVAGLVKLCAQHSVAVVPQGGNSGMSGGATPDDSGEAILLSLRRIDAIRSLNPQARQVTCDAGVILQNLHDAAEQQRLRFPLTLGGKGSATIGGLISTNAGGTQVLRHGAMRAQVLGLEAVLADGSVFDALTPLKKDNRGFDLKQMLIGSEGTLGIVTAATLRLLPEIGGRVVVWAGLDSIADARRLLLHCEDQAGDALEGFEVVPAHCLESVLDHLPDARAPLADRHAWNALIELVASPGEDDRLRALAEAMLGDAMEAGLLRDAAIAANETQAEQFWLLRDSIAPAERAIGPAMQHDISVPVAAMPDFVDSAIPRVERHFPGTRAIGFGHLGDGNVHFHVLAPAGAKRGEWEASQGNQISAFVHDLVTEFGGSISAEHGIGQIKVDELGRLGDPVALSLMRSVKQALDPQGILNPGKLVPGAAATTG comes from the coding sequence ATGACAGACAGGTCGGATTTTCTGGAGCAGGCGCGCAAGCTGCTGGGCGCTCGCGGGTTGACGGGCGATGCGGAGCTGATGGAGCCCTGGCTGACCGATTGGCGCGGACGCTTCACGGGACGGGCACTGGCGCTCGCCTCCCCCGCCTCCACCGCCGAAGTGGCCGGCCTGGTCAAACTTTGCGCGCAGCACTCGGTCGCGGTCGTGCCGCAGGGCGGAAACAGCGGCATGTCGGGCGGCGCGACACCCGATGATAGTGGCGAGGCAATCCTGCTCTCGCTGCGGCGTATAGATGCCATTCGATCGCTCAACCCGCAGGCCCGGCAAGTCACTTGCGATGCCGGGGTGATCCTGCAGAATCTGCACGATGCTGCCGAGCAGCAGCGGCTGCGTTTCCCGCTGACCCTTGGCGGCAAGGGTTCGGCCACGATCGGCGGGCTGATTTCCACAAATGCGGGCGGAACGCAGGTTCTGCGCCATGGTGCGATGCGCGCGCAGGTGTTGGGGTTGGAGGCGGTGCTGGCCGATGGATCTGTGTTCGATGCGCTCACCCCGCTCAAGAAGGACAATCGCGGTTTCGACCTGAAGCAGATGCTGATCGGGTCTGAAGGCACGCTGGGCATCGTGACCGCCGCCACGCTGCGGCTGCTGCCCGAAATCGGCGGCCGGGTGGTCGTGTGGGCGGGCCTCGATTCCATCGCCGATGCGCGGCGCCTGTTGCTGCATTGCGAAGACCAGGCAGGCGATGCGTTGGAGGGGTTCGAAGTGGTGCCCGCCCATTGCCTGGAATCCGTCCTTGACCACTTGCCCGATGCGCGCGCTCCGCTGGCGGACCGCCATGCATGGAATGCCCTGATCGAACTGGTCGCATCGCCCGGCGAGGATGACCGGCTGCGCGCGCTGGCCGAGGCGATGCTGGGCGATGCAATGGAAGCCGGGCTGCTGCGCGACGCAGCGATTGCGGCGAATGAAACCCAGGCCGAGCAATTCTGGCTGCTGCGCGATTCGATTGCTCCGGCAGAGCGGGCGATCGGCCCGGCGATGCAGCACGATATCTCGGTCCCCGTCGCCGCCATGCCCGATTTCGTGGACAGCGCGATCCCTCGGGTCGAGCGGCACTTTCCCGGCACGCGCGCAATCGGCTTCGGCCATCTGGGCGACGGCAATGTCCACTTCCACGTTCTTGCTCCGGCGGGCGCAAAACGCGGCGAATGGGAGGCATCGCAGGGCAACCAGATCAGCGCCTTCGTGCACGATCTGGTGACCGAATTCGGCGGCTCGATCAGCGCCGAGCACGGCATCGGCCAGATCAAGGTCGACGAATTGGGTCGGCTGGGCGATCCGGTCGCGCTGTCGCTGATGCGCAGCGTGAAGCAGGCGCTCGACCCGCAAGGCATCCTCAATCCGGGCAAGCTGGTTCCCGGTGCGGCGGCGACCACAGGCTGA
- a CDS encoding SapC family protein yields MASAPQPQLPLFYKDLMPLNSKEHAGWKTKSLDRAEFLIGQHAIPLTADEFVQAQRDYPIIFSAGDNPLPLVLMGLNEGVNTYVDDKGKINDPVYVPAYIRRYPYILAKLTKDTDDLSLCFDPTANALGDFKEGEALFNDDKSASDTTKNILDFCEKFEQAGVRTKAFVDELKAADLLMDGEISIAQNDNPDQPFVYRGFQMVNQEKLPDVAPEKIAEWHKNGILSLIHAHLFSLDLMRTIFARQVEQGNGPKGAAGAAPAKGNGKAKAAKKS; encoded by the coding sequence ATGGCCAGCGCGCCACAGCCTCAATTGCCGCTTTTCTACAAAGACCTCATGCCGCTCAATTCCAAGGAGCATGCCGGGTGGAAAACCAAGTCCCTGGACAGGGCCGAGTTTCTGATCGGCCAGCATGCCATCCCGCTGACCGCGGATGAATTCGTCCAGGCGCAGCGCGATTACCCGATCATCTTTTCCGCCGGCGACAACCCGCTGCCGCTGGTGCTGATGGGCCTGAACGAAGGCGTGAACACCTATGTCGATGACAAGGGCAAGATCAACGACCCGGTCTATGTCCCGGCCTATATCCGCCGCTATCCCTACATTCTGGCCAAGCTGACGAAGGATACGGACGATCTGTCGCTGTGCTTCGATCCGACCGCCAATGCACTGGGCGATTTCAAGGAAGGCGAGGCTTTGTTCAACGATGACAAGTCCGCCAGCGACACCACCAAGAACATCCTCGATTTCTGCGAGAAGTTCGAACAGGCGGGTGTCCGCACCAAGGCATTTGTCGATGAGCTGAAAGCTGCCGACTTGTTGATGGATGGCGAGATTTCCATCGCCCAGAACGACAATCCGGACCAGCCCTTCGTCTATCGCGGCTTCCAGATGGTCAATCAGGAAAAGCTGCCGGACGTTGCCCCGGAAAAGATCGCCGAGTGGCACAAGAACGGCATTCTCAGCCTGATCCACGCCCATCTGTTCTCGCTCGACCTGATGCGCACTATTTTCGCGCGCCAGGTGGAACAGGGCAACGGCCCGAAAGGCGCAGCCGGCGCTGCTCCGGCAAAGGGTAACGGCAAGGCGAAGGCAGCCAAGAAAAGCTGA
- a CDS encoding N-formylglutamate amidohydrolase: MAEGRQDSRISAGGSVDGTDLPAFTLDWPADPPIPVLLAVPHAGRTYPDELVGQMRRPEYSQLRLEDRHVDRLGREIALATGAPLLVAHAPRAMLDLNRAPEDMDWSMVEGQSPAISRNSLANRRSRGGLGLVPRRLAGLGEIWQRPMARAELDRRVAHIHRPYHAELSRSLEALRDRWGAALLVDLHSMPPLKQRHGAQVPAEYVVGDRFGSSCDGMLSARALRYFAQAERPAAHNRPYAGGYVLDRHGSPARGIHAMQLEICRASYLDARLEEPSARAGAVVKIVAGLVRDLAGEVAALGRDRMQPLAAE, encoded by the coding sequence ATGGCAGAAGGGCGACAGGATTCGCGGATTTCCGCGGGCGGCAGCGTTGACGGGACGGATTTGCCCGCATTCACGCTGGATTGGCCCGCCGATCCGCCGATCCCGGTGCTGCTTGCGGTTCCTCATGCCGGGCGGACTTACCCGGACGAGCTGGTCGGGCAGATGCGCCGGCCCGAATATTCGCAGCTGCGGCTGGAGGATCGCCATGTCGACCGGCTGGGGCGCGAAATCGCCTTGGCGACGGGCGCGCCGTTGCTGGTGGCGCACGCGCCGCGCGCGATGCTCGATCTGAACCGTGCGCCGGAGGATATGGACTGGTCGATGGTGGAGGGGCAATCGCCTGCCATCTCGCGCAATTCGCTGGCCAATCGGCGCTCGCGCGGGGGGCTGGGGCTGGTTCCGCGCAGGTTGGCGGGGCTGGGCGAGATCTGGCAGCGCCCGATGGCGCGCGCCGAACTGGATCGGCGGGTCGCGCATATCCACCGGCCATATCATGCCGAATTGTCCCGCTCGCTCGAGGCGCTGCGCGATCGCTGGGGGGCAGCGCTGCTGGTCGATCTGCACTCGATGCCGCCATTGAAGCAGCGCCACGGCGCGCAGGTTCCAGCGGAATATGTGGTTGGCGACAGGTTCGGATCGTCTTGCGACGGGATGCTGTCGGCCCGCGCGCTGCGTTATTTCGCACAGGCAGAGCGTCCTGCAGCACATAACCGCCCCTATGCGGGTGGATATGTGCTGGATCGGCACGGCTCCCCGGCGCGCGGTATTCATGCGATGCAGCTGGAAATCTGCCGTGCCAGCTATCTCGATGCGCGGTTGGAGGAACCCAGCGCGCGGGCCGGAGCGGTGGTAAAGATCGTGGCGGGGCTGGTGCGCGACCTGGCGGGGGAAGTGGCCGCGCTGGGGCGGGACCGGATGCAACCGCTGGCCGCCGAATAA
- a CDS encoding response regulator has product MTNSGPLRILLAEDEEAMRSYLARALEKAGYDVTAVDRGTSAVPLLEDDHYDLLLSDIVMPEMDGIELAQKCNEISPSTKVMFITGFAAVTLKANKEQPRAKVLSKPFHLRDLVMEVERVFEDRATASL; this is encoded by the coding sequence ATGACGAATTCCGGTCCCTTGCGCATCCTCCTCGCCGAAGACGAAGAAGCGATGCGTTCCTATCTCGCGCGCGCCTTGGAAAAGGCGGGGTATGACGTAACCGCCGTGGACCGGGGCACCAGCGCGGTTCCGCTGCTGGAGGACGATCATTACGACCTGCTTCTGTCGGACATTGTCATGCCGGAAATGGACGGGATCGAGCTGGCGCAGAAATGCAATGAAATCAGCCCTTCGACCAAGGTGATGTTCATCACCGGATTCGCCGCCGTCACGCTGAAGGCCAACAAGGAACAGCCCCGCGCCAAGGTGCTGTCCAAGCCGTTCCACCTGCGCGATCTGGTGATGGAAGTGGAACGCGTTTTCGAAGACCGGGCGACCGCCTCGCTCTAA
- a CDS encoding NADP-dependent isocitrate dehydrogenase: MQKIQVKNPIVEIDGDEMTRIIWQWIRERLIQPYLDVDLKYFDLSIEKRDETEDQITVDAANAIKQHGVGVKCATITPDEQRVEEFGLKKMWVSPNGTIRNILGGVVFREPIVIDNVPRLVPGWTDPIVVGRHAFGDQYRAKDTLIPGAGKLRLVFEGEDGKKIDLDVFEFQSSGVAMAMYNLDDSIRDFARASMNYGLDRGWPVYLSTKNTILKKYDGRFKDLFQEVYDSEFADKFDKAGITYEHRLIDDMVASALKWSGKFVWACKNYDGDVQSDTVAQGFGSLGLMTSVLMTPSGDCVEAEAAHGTVTRHYRQHQEGKATSTNPIASIFAWTRGLMYRGKFDGTPEVVEFAETLERVCIQTVESGKMTKDLALLIGPEQNWMTTEQFFEAIVENLEKEMAA; encoded by the coding sequence ATGCAGAAAATTCAGGTCAAGAACCCCATCGTCGAAATCGACGGCGATGAAATGACCCGCATCATCTGGCAATGGATCCGCGAACGGTTGATCCAGCCATATCTCGACGTGGACCTGAAATATTTCGACCTCAGCATCGAAAAGCGTGACGAGACCGAAGACCAGATAACCGTCGATGCCGCCAATGCGATCAAGCAGCACGGCGTGGGCGTGAAGTGCGCCACCATCACCCCTGACGAGCAGCGGGTCGAAGAGTTCGGCCTGAAGAAGATGTGGGTCAGCCCCAATGGCACGATCCGCAATATTCTGGGCGGCGTGGTGTTTCGCGAGCCCATCGTGATCGATAATGTGCCGCGTCTGGTCCCCGGCTGGACCGACCCCATCGTGGTCGGCCGCCATGCCTTTGGCGATCAGTACCGCGCAAAAGACACGCTGATCCCCGGTGCGGGCAAGCTGCGCTTGGTGTTCGAGGGCGAGGACGGCAAGAAAATCGATCTCGACGTATTCGAATTCCAGTCCAGCGGCGTTGCCATGGCGATGTACAACCTCGACGATTCGATCCGCGACTTCGCGCGTGCCAGCATGAATTACGGCCTGGATCGCGGCTGGCCGGTGTATCTCTCCACCAAGAACACCATCCTCAAGAAATATGACGGCCGCTTCAAGGACCTGTTCCAGGAAGTCTATGACAGCGAATTCGCCGACAAGTTCGACAAGGCCGGGATCACTTACGAACACCGCCTGATCGACGATATGGTCGCCTCCGCCCTGAAGTGGAGCGGCAAGTTCGTGTGGGCCTGCAAGAATTACGATGGCGACGTGCAGTCCGATACCGTGGCGCAGGGCTTCGGCTCGCTCGGCCTGATGACTTCCGTGCTGATGACCCCTTCGGGCGATTGCGTCGAAGCCGAGGCCGCCCACGGCACCGTGACCCGTCACTATCGCCAGCACCAGGAAGGCAAGGCCACCAGCACCAACCCCATTGCCAGCATCTTCGCCTGGACGCGCGGGCTGATGTATCGCGGCAAATTCGACGGAACGCCCGAAGTGGTCGAGTTTGCCGAAACGCTGGAGCGGGTGTGCATCCAGACCGTGGAAAGCGGCAAGATGACCAAGGATCTGGCGTTGCTGATCGGTCCCGAACAGAACTGGATGACCACCGAACAGTTCTTCGAAGCCATCGTCGAAAACCTCGAAAAGGAAATGGCGGCGTAA